GACGAGGCATTCCAGCTTGTCAGCGTCACGAGCGACGACGGCTTCCAGTGTCTCGCCAGCTTCGTACTCGGCGACGGCGGCGGTGATGACGTCGGCGACGGCTGGGGGACAGGCGGCGACCTGGTCGGCGGTGACGGCGGTGTTGGGTACGGCGGTGAGATAGCGCTTGGCGATGTGTGGGATGTCGGTGATTCGGGTTTCCTGAGTGTCGTGCAGGGTGCAGAGCATCGACACTCGGGCTGGGTCGGCGCCCTCCATGGCGGCGAGCATCATTCCGATGAGCGCCGTTCGGAAGGAGTGCTCGGCGATGGACTCGGGTTGCTTGACGCCGGCGAACCACCATCCGGTCCGGGCAGCGCGTTTGAGGACGCCAGCTTCGAAGATGAAGTTCATCGCTCCGGCGGCGTCGTGATCGTCGGTCATCTGCCCGTCCCTGTGCCGGTGAGTCCGTCCGCCCGCAGGCTGTAGACGATAGAGGTTAGTTCCTGCCGCGACTGTGCGGAGATCCGGTCACTGTCCAGGAGCGGGACACTGCGGTCGAGGAGCGCCCGAGTCGCGGCGGGGTTGTCGAGAGCGAGACCGCGTCGTGCGGCCAGCAGAGCCCAGACATTGTGGATGTTGAGGTCAACGAAGGAATGCCCCGGATTGAGGCGATGAACCAGGTGCCGAAGAAGGATTGAGCCATTCCAGTCAGCGAGCGCTTCGGGCATGAAGGAGTCGTCGCGGTGGCGGTACGGGATCTCGCCCACCCAGTAGGCCGAGTAGTTGAGAGCCGCTCGCTCGCAGGAGTCATCGGGATGCGCGCGAGCGATGAAGTCTCGTAACGGTTCCGGGTCGCCCTGGTTAGCGAGGGACGTGACGACGGAGCGAGCGTCGGGCCACAGCGGTGACCAGGTGTGAAAGGTGGTCGTGCGGTGTGATCGGGCGGTGGTCTGGGTGAGCCAACCTGCTGCTGCCTTCGTGGGGTCCATGCCGGCAAGGAAGCAGGCTTGCCGGTGCAGCAGCACGTTCCGATGCCGTCCGGCTGCGGCGCGATCGGCGAGCACGTGAAGGTGAGTAAAGAACGCACGTTGCTCGTCGACGGGCAAGGTTGGCCCGGACGCGACTGGACCCCGTCGGGGATGGGCGATGGGTAGCCCTCGGGCGAAGGTCGGTGTCTGCCCGAGGACGGCCCAGAGGATCAAGTCGGTCAGACGGTGGGTGAGTACGGACCAGCCCAGCGGCTGTTCGGCGATGTCGCAACGGCCCACATTCTCGTTGAGGACGGCGGCAAGGATGAGATCCGCCTCAGCGGCGTCGTCAAGTGCTGCGAGCAGGGTTGTGTTCGCGCCGAGCCGTCCGAGCCGGCGTCGAACGGCGATCGCCTGCCCGAGCGGTACCGCGGTGAATGGTCGGCGCCCGGACTCCCAGCTCTGCACGGTCACGCGATCGACGTCCAGGTCGACGGCGAGCTGCTCCTGCGTGAGCGGGATGGACTCCCGGATCAGCTTGAACAGGTAGCCGGTCACCTCGCCGCGATGTGGTGCTGATCGTCCGTGACCTTTCATACGTCATCCCTACGTTGACCCGTGGTCGACGTTTCGCCGTGAAACCACTGCTGCGGCGGCTCATCTGGCCTGCTCACTCGTACTGCGGGTGAGTCCCACCGCCGCCGTCGTGATCGTAGCGTCGCAGTTACCGAACGTTCCAGATTTGATCCCGTCGTTTCGGGGTCGGCCGTGGAGTGCTGCCCGGTGGAGGGAGCCAGTGATGGGGGACAGGACACCACCATGGCGACGAGTGACCTACGACCAGTACCTGATCGCCGTCGCGATGACCCTGGACGGCGACACCGCCCGGCTTGGTCGTGGCAGAGGTGGAACTGGGTCTGCCGCTGTGGGGCGGAACTGCCCTGTCACAGCCGACACCGCATTCCGATCAACCGGGGGCACTGGCCCGCCGAGGAGGAGCAGTGAGCAACGATGCGGAGCGGCAAATCCTGGTCGTGCACCTGCTCGCTAACGACGGCCTGTGCACCGGTTGCCGGGCGTGGTGGTCGCGGCTCACGCCGTACCCATGCTGGCAGGTGGACTGGGCGACCAGCCGGCAGGCCCGGTCGATGACGGCGGCGCTGCTCGGAGGTCGCACATGACCACGCACGGCCCGGTGCTGCCGATCTGGAGCTGTGGCGGCTGCGATGCGCCCTGGCCCTGCCGTACGCGGCAGCGCGAGCTACGCGCCGAGTTCGACGACGCTCCGATCTCCCTGGCTCTCTACCTAGGTGCGCAGCTGGTGCGGGCCTCCGAGGACCTGACCTGGGTGCCGGCGGGTGCGCTGCACAGACGCTTCCTCGGGTGGCTTCGGTGAGCATCCTGCGGCCGGGTGACGAGAAGTTCCACTACAGCGACGGCTCCCACAAATGGATCCCGCCGGACCCGGACTACGACCAAGAGGTCTGGGACGAGCAGGTCCGGCAGCACAAACACAGCCACGTCCGGAACGAGCGTCCGAAGGTCCGCATCCAGCGTCTCGTCTGACGCCAGCCGTACAGCAGCGAAGTGCAGCAACGGTCCCGGCCGAACCGGCCCGAAAGGCGCGTCAGCAGGCCGTCTGACCTCGCATCAAGCCCGATCCAACCGGGTTGCCGAGAGTTCACACCGAAGAGGTCGCTGGTTCGATACCAGCATCGCCCACTGTCAGTTCCGCAGGTCAGAGGCCGCTTCCCGGGTTCGGGAGGTGGCCTTTCTGCTGTCGTGCAGCGGCTAGTCCTGCAACGGCGTCAGTGGCCGAGTGAATCGCCAGGCGCTTGAGCGAGTCTCTGGTCGCCTTGTTCGAGACCTGCATCCGGGAGGTCGCTGCGGTTCTTCGGGTCGACGGCGCGACACTGCATCCGAACGAACCGTCAATGCCACCGCGTGCCACGCCTGCCACAGGACGGCGGAGGTTCGAAGAGGCCCGCCCGCTGTCGAGTTGCCGGAGAGGCAGCTCGGGCTCGGCGTCGTGGCCTGTGGTCTAGGTGCTCGCGCCGCGGCCGAAGGAGCGGCGGTAGGCGGTCGGTGTGGTGTTCACCGTGGTGCGGAAACGGCGGCGCAGGTTGGTGGCCGTGGATAGGCCCACTCTGGTAGCAATTGTCTCGACCGGCAGTTCGGTCTCCTCCAACAGGGCTCGCGCGGCCGTGATGCGTTGCTGGAGCAGCCACTGTCCTGGGCTGATACCCAGTTGCGCGGTGAATCTGCGGGCGAGTGTGCGCGGGGACATTTTGGCCTGTGCGGCGAGGTCGTTGACGGTGAGCGGCTCGTGCAGTCTCTCCGCGGCCCAGTCGAGGACGGGGGCCACGGACACCGGGGTACGCGCGGTCAGGGGTGTTGCCGCGTACTGCAGCTGCCCGCCCTCGCGATGTGGCGGCATGACCATGTGCCGGGCGATCTGATTGGCGTGAGCGGCGCCGTGGTCATTGCGGACCAGGTGCAGGCACAGGTCGATGCCGGCGGCGGTGCCTGCGCTGGTCGCGACGTCGCCGTGGTCGATGTACAGGCTGTCGGCTTCGACGTGCACGCCCGGAAACTGGGCAGC
This portion of the Micromonospora zamorensis genome encodes:
- a CDS encoding HD domain-containing protein, encoding MTDDHDAAGAMNFIFEAGVLKRAARTGWWFAGVKQPESIAEHSFRTALIGMMLAAMEGADPARVSMLCTLHDTQETRITDIPHIAKRYLTAVPNTAVTADQVAACPPAVADVITAAVAEYEAGETLEAVVARDADKLECLVQAVEYRHQGVDNVQRWIDSSRAALKTASAHRLADAALSGQPLAWLAPPPHA
- a CDS encoding helix-turn-helix domain-containing protein; the protein is MKGHGRSAPHRGEVTGYLFKLIRESIPLTQEQLAVDLDVDRVTVQSWESGRRPFTAVPLGQAIAVRRRLGRLGANTTLLAALDDAAEADLILAAVLNENVGRCDIAEQPLGWSVLTHRLTDLILWAVLGQTPTFARGLPIAHPRRGPVASGPTLPVDEQRAFFTHLHVLADRAAAGRHRNVLLHRQACFLAGMDPTKAAAGWLTQTTARSHRTTTFHTWSPLWPDARSVVTSLANQGDPEPLRDFIARAHPDDSCERAALNYSAYWVGEIPYRHRDDSFMPEALADWNGSILLRHLVHRLNPGHSFVDLNIHNVWALLAARRGLALDNPAATRALLDRSVPLLDSDRISAQSRQELTSIVYSLRADGLTGTGTGR
- a CDS encoding helix-turn-helix domain-containing protein, which produces MIIHRVVALVLPPQSTFELACVAEVFGVQRPGLPVSYRFEVCAEQPGIVSTMAGYDMAVTSGLHALETADTVVIPGWQRREQPAPPTVIDALQRAHRRGARIVAICSGAFLLAHTGLLDRRRATTHWRMAAEFAAQFPGVHVEADSLYIDHGDVATSAGTAAGIDLCLHLVRNDHGAAHANQIARHMVMPPHREGGQLQYAATPLTARTPVSVAPVLDWAAERLHEPLTVNDLAAQAKMSPRTLARRFTAQLGISPGQWLLQQRITAARALLEETELPVETIATRVGLSTATNLRRRFRTTVNTTPTAYRRSFGRGAST